GGTGAGCATGCACTGGATGATGGCCAGGGTGAGCGGCAGGATGATCGTGACCTTCGACCCCTTGCCCGGCTGGCTCGTGAGATCCAGGGCCCCGCCCAGGGCGACGGTCTTGCTCTTGACCGCGTCCATCCCGACGCCGCGCCCGGAGATGTCGGTCGCCTCGTCGCGCGTGGAGAAGCCCGGCGTGAAGATGAGATCGAGGGCCTGCTTGTCGGTCATGCGGGCGACCTCGTCCTGCGACACCAGGCCCTTCTCGAGGGCCTTGCGCTTGAGGCGTTCGGGGTCCATGCCCTTGCCGTCGTCCTCGACCTCGATGATGACGTGATTGCCTTCGTGGCGGGCCCGCAGGTGAATGGTGCCCAGGCGCGGCTTGCCCATGAGTTCCCGGTCGTCGGCCGTCTCCAGCCCGTGATCCACCGAGTTGCGCAGCAGGTGCAGCAGGGGGTCGGCGATCTCGTCGATCATGAGGCGATCGAGTTCGGTCTCCTGGCCCTCGATGAGCAACTGCACTTCCTTGCCCAGTTCGCGCCCGAGATCTCGGACCATGCGCGGGAAGCGGGAGAAGACGCGCTCGACCGGCATCATGCGCAGCTTCATCACCACCGCGTGGATGTCCGAGATGACCGAGCCCACGTGGCGGATGACGTCGCCTATCTCCTCGATCTGCAGTTGCGTGGCGACCTGCTGCAACCGGGTGCGGTCGATGACGAGTTCGCCCACGAGGTTGACCAGCATGTCCAGGCGATCGGTCGCCACCCTGACCGTGGGCACCGTGCGCGCGGCCGGTGCCGGCGCCTCCTTGGCTCCCGGCCGGGCGGCGGCCGCGGCGGGCTTTTCCGGCACCGGTCTCGCCTGCGGTACGACTTTCTCGGCCGCCGCCGGCGGCACGCCGGCCTTCGCCGGCAGGACCATGTCGCCCAGATCGATGTCGAGTTCGCCCGACACGGGTTCGCCCTCGTCGGCGGCCTCCGCCTCGGCCACCGCCAGGGCGGCCTTGAGGACGGCGGGCGGTTCGGGAGTGGTCGTATCGAGCGGCGGCACCTCGATCAGGCCGATGCGCGCCACCTCCGAGATGCCGTCAGTCTTGTCGAGGATGGCCGCGTCGTCGGCCTTGGTGATGAGCAGGACCGCGAAGGTGAGCTCGAAGCGCTCCTCTTCCAGGTCGGGAACCGGCGGCACCGCCTTGATGAGTTCGCCGAGCGATTCGAGCGCGTTGATCACCATGTACGCCCGCACGCCCTTGAGCAGGCAGCCTTCCATCAGGTCCACGCGCACCCAGACGGCCCGGTACTCGTGGGCCTGCGCCTCGGCCACCACGGCTCGCTCGTACTGGTCCAGCTTCGGCGGAGCGGCCGACTCGCCCACGCCGGCCGAGACCAGCAGCGCCGCCGCGAGATCCTGGGCCGGCGCCGGCGCCCTGGCGGGCGGCAGGTCGTCCGGATCGGGGGCCAGGGCGAGCGCCAGCCGGGCCACCAGGCCGGACGTGTCGGGCTCGGGCTGTGCCTCGGCGATGGCGTCGATCGTGGCGGTGATGGCGTCCACGCAGGAGAAGAGGGTATCGGTGAGGCCCGGGTCGAGTTCGGTCGAACCCTGCCGCAGGGCGTCCAGCACGTCTTCCATGTGGTGCGTGAGCTCGGTGAGGCCCGAAAACCCCATCGTGGCCGCCATGCCCTTGAGGGTGTGCGCCGCCCGGAAGATCTCGTCGAGGGTCTTGCGATCGTCGCGGTGCGTCTCGAGGAAGAGCAGCTTCTCGTTGAGGAGCTGCAGGATGTCCCGCGCTTCGTCGAGGAAGATGCCCAGGTACTGGCTATTGTCCACAGGCGCCGCCCTACCGCGAGCCGCCCGGGCCAGCCAGGGGCGGGCGGCGACCCCGGCGCCACATGGCGCCCCACGAGACCCTGGCTGGCTTGCTACCCATGATTCCTTCCACCTCAATGCACCTTCCGGTAGAAGAACGACCTGACCTGCTCGAAGCCCAGCCGGCGGTGATTGAAGAGGCGCTCGGTGCTCCCCACGAAGAGGATGCCGCCCGGTACCAGGCTGTTGGCCAGCGAGCGGTGGATGATCGCCTTGCTCTCCTCGTGGAAGTAGATCACGACGTTGCGGCAGATGGTCAGATGGCAGCCGCCGGGCGCCGGATCGGTGAGGAGGTTGGCGCGATCGAACGCCACGCGATCGGCGATCTGCCGCGTGAGCCGCACGTCGCCCGCGTCGTCGCGCGTGAAGTAGCGGTGCGTCACGGCCGGCGTGAGGCCCTTCTGCTCGTGAGGCCGGAAGGAGGCGGCGCGAGCTTGCTCGAGCGCGCGCTCGTCGACGTCCGAGCCGAGCAGTTCGCAGCGGTCCAGGGCGCCCAGGCGGTCGAGGAGGATGGCCACCGAGTAGATCTCCGAGCCGATCGAGCAGCCGGCGCTCCAGATGCGCAGGTGGCCGAAACGCTCGAGCAGTTGCGGCAGTAGCTGCGCTTCCAGGATCTCGAAGTGCTCGGGATTGCGGAACCATTCCGAGACGTTGATGGTGAGCCTGTCGATGAACTCCTGGAGGCGCTCGGGATCGCTCCGCAGGAGGGCGAGGTAGGCGTCGGGATCCTGGACGTTGGCCCGGCCCATCAGCGACGCGATGCGGCGCGCCATCTGCTTGTCCTTGTATGCGTCCAGGTCGATGCCGATGAGCGGGGACA
The Candidatus Tanganyikabacteria bacterium DNA segment above includes these coding regions:
- a CDS encoding protein-glutamate O-methyltransferase CheR, translating into MAEFKKQVSPLIGIDLDAYKDKQMARRIASLMGRANVQDPDAYLALLRSDPERLQEFIDRLTINVSEWFRNPEHFEILEAQLLPQLLERFGHLRIWSAGCSIGSEIYSVAILLDRLGALDRCELLGSDVDERALEQARAASFRPHEQKGLTPAVTHRYFTRDDAGDVRLTRQIADRVAFDRANLLTDPAPGGCHLTICRNVVIYFHEESKAIIHRSLANSLVPGGILFVGSTERLFNHRRLGFEQVRSFFYRKVH
- a CDS encoding chemotaxis protein CheA, which translates into the protein MDNSQYLGIFLDEARDILQLLNEKLLFLETHRDDRKTLDEIFRAAHTLKGMAATMGFSGLTELTHHMEDVLDALRQGSTELDPGLTDTLFSCVDAITATIDAIAEAQPEPDTSGLVARLALALAPDPDDLPPARAPAPAQDLAAALLVSAGVGESAAPPKLDQYERAVVAEAQAHEYRAVWVRVDLMEGCLLKGVRAYMVINALESLGELIKAVPPVPDLEEERFELTFAVLLITKADDAAILDKTDGISEVARIGLIEVPPLDTTTPEPPAVLKAALAVAEAEAADEGEPVSGELDIDLGDMVLPAKAGVPPAAAEKVVPQARPVPEKPAAAAARPGAKEAPAPAARTVPTVRVATDRLDMLVNLVGELVIDRTRLQQVATQLQIEEIGDVIRHVGSVISDIHAVVMKLRMMPVERVFSRFPRMVRDLGRELGKEVQLLIEGQETELDRLMIDEIADPLLHLLRNSVDHGLETADDRELMGKPRLGTIHLRARHEGNHVIIEVEDDGKGMDPERLKRKALEKGLVSQDEVARMTDKQALDLIFTPGFSTRDEATDISGRGVGMDAVKSKTVALGGALDLTSQPGKGSKVTIILPLTLAIIQCMLTEVGHEIYAIPISFIEDAHDFEDLTVQTVQEEEIALLRGHSLPLVRLQRALHVPLDTTTGEAAVVVVRVGSRRSGLVVDRLLGQQEVVIKPISKLVGNLRHISGASILGDGRLALILDAATLL